The Schizosaccharomyces pombe strain 972h- genome assembly, chromosome: I genome contains a region encoding:
- the cka1 gene encoding serine/threonine protein kinase Cka1, with the protein MNQTEAAPVVSVSRVYAHVNEEMPREYWDYENMQEVFGYQDNYEIIRKVGRGKYSEVFEGLNVLNNSKCIIKVLKPVKYKKIKREIKILQNLAGGPNIISLLDIVRDPESKTPSLIFEFVDNIDFRTLYPTLSDYDIRYYSYELLKALDFCHSRGIMHRDVKPHNVMIDHKKRKLRLIDWGLAEFYHAGMEYNVRVASRYFKGPELLVDFREYDYSLDIWSFGVMFAALIFKKDTFFRGRDNYDQLVKIAKVLGTDELFAYVQKYQIVLDRQYDNILGQYPKRDWYSFVNRDNRSLANDEAIDLLNRLLRYDHQERLTCQEAMAHPYFQVLK; encoded by the exons ATGAACCAGACTGAAGCGGCTCCAGTCGTCTCAGTTTCCCGGGTTT ATGCTCATGTTAATGAGGAGATGCCCCGTGAATACTGGGACTACGAGAACATGCAGGAGGTATTTGGATATCAGGACAATTATGAAATTATTCGGAAAGTAGGAAGAGGAAAATATAGTGAAGTTTTCGAAGGATTAAATGTCTTGAACAACAGCAAATGCATCATCAAAGTCCTAAAGCCTGTAAAGTACAAGAAAATCAAGCGTGAAATAAAGATTCTACAGAACTTGGCCGGAGGTCCTAACATTATCTCACTGCTTGACATTGTCCGCGATCCAGAG AGTAAAACAccatctttaatttttgaatttgttgACAATATTGATTTCCGTACATTGTACCCTACTCTTTCTGATTATGATATTCGTTATTACTCTTACGAGTTGCTAAAAGCTTTGGATTTCTGTCATTCTCGTGGTATAATGCATCGTGACGTTAAGCCTCATAATGTTATGATCGATcacaaaaaaaggaagttACGGCTAATTGATTGGGGTCTGGCCGAGTTTTATCATGCTGGCATGGAATACAATGTTCGTGTAGCCAGTAGATACTTTAAGGGTCCAGAACTGTTAGTAGATTTTCGAGAATATG ATTACTCCTTGGATATTTGGTCGTTTGGTGTCATGTTTGCTGCTttgatatttaaaaaagatactTTTTTCCGTGGGCGGGACAATTATGATCAGCTAGTTAAAATTGCCAAAGTTCTGGGAACTGATGAACTTTTCGCTTACGTACAAAAATACCAGATTGTGCTGGACCGACAATACGATAATATTCTTGGTCAGTATCCCAAGCGGGACTGGTATTCTTTTGTCAACCGTGACAACAGATCGCTTGCCAATGATGAAGCAATCGATCTGTTAAATCGTTTATTACGTTATGATCATCAA GAGCGTTTAACTTGTCAAGAAGCTATGGCCCATCCGTACTTTCAAGTACTCAAATAA
- the hcn1 gene encoding anaphase-promoting complex TPR lobe accessory factor subunit Hcn1/Apc12, translating to MLRRNPTAIQITAEDVLAYDEEKLRQTLDSESTTEEALQKNEESTRLSPEKKKIIRERRIGITQIFDSSMHPSQGGAAQS from the coding sequence ATGTTACGAAGAAATCCTACGGCAATACAAATTACTGCTGAAGATGTTCTTGCATATGACGAAGAAAAGCTAAGACAAACGCTTGATTCCGAGTCAACAACAGAAGAAGCATTGCAGAAAAACGAAGAGTCAACACGTTTATCGCctgaaaagaagaaaattattcGTGAAAGAAGGATTGGAATTACTCAAATATTTGATTCTTCAATGCATCCTTCCCAAGGTGGAGCCGCTCAATCATAG
- the ala1 gene encoding alanine--tRNA (Ala) ligase Ala1: MTAESEVVNWPANEIRRTFLKYFEDHGHTIVPSSSVIPYDDPTLLFANAGMNQFKPIFLGTVDPSSDFAKLKRACDSQKCIRAGGKHNDLEDVGKDNYHHTMFEMLGNWSFGDYFKKEAIAMAWDLLTNVYGLKKDQLYVTYFGGHEESGLEPDLEARQLWLDIGIDESRVIPGSLKDNFWEMGDQGPCGPCSEIHYDRIGNRTVPELVNMDDPNVLEIWNIVFIQFNREKDGSLRPLPNRHVDTGMGFERLVSVIQNKTSNYDTDVFSPIFAKIQELTNARPYTGKMGDEDVDGIDTAYRVVADHVRTLTFAISDGGVPNNEGRGYVLRRILRRGARYVRKKFGVPIGNFFSRLSLTVVEQMGDFFPELKRKVDDVRELLDEEEESFSRTLDRGEKMFEQYAAAAKKTPSKTLQGNDVWRLYETYGFPVDLTHLMAEEAGIKIDEPGFEAAQARSKEISKQASKGGSSGDDLLVLDVHALGALSKMDDIPETDDVFKHNSVSLKSVIKGIYHKGGFQKSTEGFNSGEQLGLLLDRTNFYAEQGGQEYDTGHIVIDGVADFRVTNVQVYAGYVLHTGFLEYGNLTVNDSVVCEYDEIRRWHLMNNHTVTHILNLALRNTLGDGIDQRGSLVSQEKLRFDFSYKSSIPIDKLLLVENYCNNVIQDNLSVYSKEVALSKAKEINGLRAVFGEVYPDPVRVVCIGVDIDTLLQEPKKPDWTKYSIEFCGGTHCDKSGEIKDFVILEENGIAKGIRRIVAVTSTEANRVSRLANEFDARIAKLEKMPFSPAKEAELKKISVDLSKLVVAAVRKHAMKERIAKITKQVQEHVKAINAAEQKEVVNVVTEYFKENPDMSFVVAKVPISANPKALSFALTYAKKNLKDKSIYLLASDDTKVAHACLVSPEAMKKLTPQEWSQKVCHSIGGRSGGKGDTCQGVGDKPLSIDVAVEEAIEFFQGKLTI, encoded by the coding sequence ATGACCGCCGAATCAGAGGTAGTTAATTGGCCTGCCAATGAGATCAGGCGTACGTTTTTGAAGTACTTTGAAGATCACGGACATACTATTGTTCCTAGCTCTTCTGTAATTCCTTACGATGACCCTACCTTACTTTTTGCGAACGCTGGTATGAACCAGTTTAAACCCATTTTCCTGGGAACTGTTGATCCTTCTAGTGATTTCGCTAAATTAAAACGCGCTTGTGATTCTCAAAAATGCATTCGTGCTGGTGGAAAACACAATGATTTGGAGGACGTTGGTAAAGACAACTATCATCATACTATGTTTGAAATGTTGGGTAATTGGTCTTTCGGCgattactttaaaaaagaagctaTCGCAATGGCCTGGGACCTACTTACCAACGTTTACGGTCTTAAGAAAGATCAGTTGTATGTTACATACTTTGGTGGCCATGAGGAATCTGGTTTGGAGCCTGATTTGGAGGCTCGTCAACTATGGCTTGACATTGGTATCGATGAATCCCGCGTGATTCCTGGAAGTTTGAAAGACAACTTTTGGGAAATGGGTGATCAAGGTCCATGTGGCCCTTGTTCGGAAATCCATTATGACAGAATTGGAAATCGGACTGTCCCAGAGCTTGTCAACATGGATGATCCGAatgttttagaaatttgGAATATTGTTTTCATCCAATTTAACCGTGAAAAGGATGGTTCACTTCGTCCCCTTCCCAATCGCCACGTTGATACTGGTATGGGATTTGAACGTCTTGTGTCGgttattcaaaataaaaccTCCAATTATGATACTGATGTCTTTTCACCTATTTTTGCTAAAATTCAAGAGCTCACCAATGCCCGACCTTATACCGGCAAAATGGGTGATGAAGATGTAGATGGTATCGATACTGCATACCGTGTTGTGGCCGATCATGTTCGTACCCTAACTTTTGCTATTAGTGATGGTGGTGTGCCGAACAATGAAGGCCGAGGCTATGTTTTGCGTCGTATTTTACGCCGTGGTGCCCGTTATGTACGTAAAAAATTCGGCGTGCCAATtggaaatttcttttctagaCTTTCTTTAACTGTAGTTGAACAAATGGGGGATTTCTTCCCTGAACTTAAGAGAAAGGTAGACGACGTCCGGGAACTACTTgatgaggaagaagagTCTTTCTCTAGAACTTTGGATCGTGGTGAGAAGATGTTTGAGCAATATGCTGCCGCCGCTAAAAAGACTCCTTCAAAAACACTACAAGGTAATGACGTATGGAGGCTTTATGAAACCTATGGGTTTCCTGTTGATTTAACTCATTTAATGGCTGAGGAGGCAGGTATCAAAATCGATGAACCCGGTTTTGAAGCTGCTCAAGCTCGATCTAAGGAAATCAGCAAGCAAGCTTCCAAAGGTGGTTCTTCAGGAGATGATCTTCTGGTGCTGGATGTTCATGCACTCGGTGCACTTTCTAAAATGGATGATATCCCAGAGACTGATGATGTTTTTAAGCATAACTCTGTATCATTGAAGTCAGTTATAAAAGGCATATATCACAAGGGCggatttcaaaaaagtacTGAGGGGTTCAACTCTGGTGAGCAGCTCGGGTTGTTGCTTGATCGAACTAATTTTTATGCCGAGCAAGGTGGTCAAGAATATGATACTGGTCACATTGTTATAGATGGTGTTGCTGACTTTAGAGTCACCAATGTGCAAGTCTACGCTGGATATGTACTTCATACTGGATTTCTAGAATATGGGAATCTCACGGTTAATGATTCGGTTGTTTGCGAATATGATGAAATTCGTCGCTGGCATTTGATGAACAATCATACCGTTACTCATATTCTTAATCTTGCTCTTCGTAACACCCTTGGTGACGGTATTGACCAACGTGGTTCTTTGGTTTCACAAGAAAAGCTGCGATTTGATTTTTCGTACAAGTCCTCAATTCCTATTGATAAGCTTCTCTTAGTTGAGAATTATTGTAACAACGTAATTCAAGACAACTTGTCCGTGTATTCAAAGGAAGTTGCTTTGAGCAAAGccaaagaaattaatgGATTGCGTGCTGTTTTTGGTGAAGTTTATCCCGATCCTGTTCGTGTCGTTTGTATTGGTGTTGATATAGATACACTTTTGCAAGAACCAAAGAAACCTGATTGGACTAAATATAGTATTGAATTTTGCGGTGGTACTCATTGTGATAAAAGTGGTGAGATTAAAGACTTTGTCAttttagaagaaaatggTATTGCAAAGGGTATTCGTCGTATTGTCGCTGTAACATCAACTGAAGCCAATCGCGTTTCTCGTCTTGCTAACGAATTTGATGCTCGCATTGCCAAATTAGAGAAAATGCCTTTTAGTCCCGCAAAAGAGGCTGAACTTAAGAAGATCTCTGTCGATCTGTCAAAATTGGTTGTCGCTGCTGTCCGGAAGCATGCAATGAAGGAACGTATCGCGAAGATCACCAAGCAAGTCCAAGAACATGTTAAAGCTATCAACGCTGCTGAGCAGAAAGAAGTTGTTAACGTCGTCACtgaatattttaaagaaaatccCGATATGTCATTTGTTGTCGCTAAGGTCCCTATTTCTGCTAATCCCAAAGCCTTAAGTTTTGCCCTTACTTATGctaagaaaaatttgaaggaTAAAAGTATTTACTTGTTAGCATCTGACGATACTAAAGTTGCTCATGCATGTCTTGTTTCACCTGAGGCCATGAAGAAGTTAACTCCACAGGAGTGGTCTCAAAAAGTTTGTCACAGTATTGGCGGTCGCAGTGGAGGAAAAGGTGATACTTGCCAAGGTGTAGGTGATAAACCTCTTTCCATCGACGTTGCAGTGGAGGAAGCGATTGAGTTTTTTCAAGGGAAGTTGACGATTTAA
- the mpn1 gene encoding 3'-5'-RNA exonuclease Mpn1 codes for MSLVCYESSSSGEDDDETISDNPRMLKVPKLQESFHELYKKKPKTFDSPEFHEGRIRGQKHIEGLWFVQTYLEVDLSKKVKKGIREFLNSQSRFQSLLCSEHNVPRRLHLSISENYRINYSTKNQLVHKWEQYTNNLNYRTLKFRLGKMCLLFNDEKTRMFLAFECKFSDENYKDLISHASDCMKEFTNRNLREDFLLHISFASSLTNEDEYQNWVSQDRESHFFKTMNEIINTKIQKDQFSESFIVDSLKLSIGHLIFTFPFCK; via the exons ATGTCTTTAGTATGTTATGAGAGTTCGAGCTCCGGAGAAGACGATGACGAGACAATATCTGATAATCCCCGAATGTTAAAAGTCCCTAAGCTCCAAGAATCATTTCACGAACTTTATAAGA AAAAGccaaaaacttttgataGTCCTGAGTTTCATGAGGGTCGAATTCGTGGACAAAAGCATATTGAAGGATTGTGGTTTGTTCAAACATATTTGGAGG TGGATTTGAGCaagaaagttaaaaaaggCATTCGTgagtttttgaattcaCAAAGTCGGTTTCAATCGCTTCTTTGCTCTGAGCATAATGTACCAAGAAGATTACATTTAAGCATATCTGAAAACTACCGCATAAATTATTCCACTAAGAACCAATTAGTGCACAAATGGGAACAATATACAAACAATTTGAATTACAG aactttaaaatttcgACTGGGAAAGATGTGTCTACTATTTAATGACGAAAAAACAAGAATGTTCCTAGCTTTCGAATGTAAATTCAGTGACGAAAACTACAAAGACTTAATAAGTCATGCTAGTGACTGTATGAAAGAGTTTACAAATAGGAATTTGAGAGAG GACTTTTTACTTCACATATCCTTTGCTTCATCGTTGACAAATGAAGACGAATATCAAAATTGGGTCAGTCAAGACAGAGAGtcccatttttttaaaacgatgaatgaaattattaataCAAAGATTCAAAAAGATCAATTTTCTGAAAGTTTTATCGTTGATAGCTTAAAGTTGTCAATTGGACATCTAATATTTACCTTTccattttgtaaataa
- the zhf1 gene encoding ER zinc importer, CDF family, Zhf1 — translation MFDLARQTRIILLLGIDVTFFFIEIITGYAIDSLALIADSFHMLNDIVSLLVALWATRLAHSTSHEPKYTYGWQRAEILGALSNGVFLIALCMFIFMEAIERFIEPPSVSNPTLMFFVGSLGLLSNFVGIFLFHDHGHDHPHTHTAQNYDFPEEDDIESVLPSTIVHRCNTSQQEVSHTHTQVADSATESSPLLSYTGNHNGAGTSKPVNNHGSIEQDAPKQTKKRNLNMHGVFLHVLGDALGNIGVISAALFIKYTDYSWRFLFDPCISILLTFIILFSAIPLCKSAALILLQVAPQSIKLDDVSNLINHLDGVESVHELHIWQLSDVKLIATVHVCVTLPDDKGESYTKLTTDIRNVLQSFGIYDVTIQPEFANHPLLCDQGSSS, via the coding sequence ATGTTCGACCTCGCAAGACAAACTCGGATTATCCTTTTATTAGGTATTGATgttacttttttcttcatcgaAATTATTACTGGTTATGCGATCGATTCACTTGCCCTAATTGCTGATTCATTTCATATGTTAAATGACATTGTCAGTTTACTGGTCGCTCTCTGGGCTACTCGTCTAGCACATTCAACATCTCACGAACCAAAATACACATATGGCTGGCAACGTGCAGAGATTTTAGGTGCTTTGTCGAACGGTGTATTTCTCATTGCCCTTTGCATGTTCATTTTTATGGAAGCCATAGAGCGCTTCATTGAGCCTCCTTCTGTCAGCAATCCCACCCTTATGTTCTTTGTTGGTTCTTTAGGTCTGCTAAGCAATTTCGTTGgtatctttttatttcatgACCATGGTCATGATCATCCTCACACCCATACCGCTCAAAATTACGATTTTcctgaagaagatgatatTGAATCCGTTTTACCTTCGACTATCGTTCATCGTTGTAATACCAGTCAACAAGAAGTCAGCCATACACACACTCAAGTCGCAGACTCTGCTACCGAATCTTCTCCTTTATTGAGTTACACTGGTAATCATAATGGTGCTGGTACTTCAAAGCCAGTCAACAACCATGGCAGTATTGAACAAGATGCACCAAAACAAACGAAGAAACGAAATTTGAATATGCATGGTGTCTTTCTTCATGTCTTGGGTGATGCTCTCGGTAATATTGGTGTTATTAGTGCTGCTTTATTCATCAAGTATACTGACTATTCTTGGCGTTTCCTCTTTGACCCATGCATTAGTATCCTTCTTACTTtcattattctttttagcGCAATTCCTCTCTGTAAATCCGCTGCTCTCATCTTATTACAAGTTGCTCCTCAAAGCATCAAACTGGATGATGTTTCCAACCTAATTAATCATCTAGACGGCGTGGAATCTGTTCATGAACTCCACATCTGGCAGCTTTCGGACGTTAAATTAATTGCCACTGTTCATGTCTGCGTTACACTTCCTGATGATAAGGGAGAGTCTTATACAAAGCTTACTACGGATATCCGTAATGTCCTTCAATCTTTTGGTATATATGATGTTACCATTCAACCAGAATTCGCCAATCATCCGCTTTTATGTGACCAAGGTTCCTCGTCTTAG
- the hpt1 gene encoding xanthine phosphoribosyltransferase: MDPVRLYYSYNDIHKMCAQQAEKILETFRPDVIIAIGGGGFIPARILRTFLKKKGSKNIPIQAIGLSLYEELVSDSPEEVPGLEVKRTQWLDFSTLGMVDLVGKNILIVDEVDDTRTTLHYALRELQRDVAEQAKKLNREGEKTTFGIFVVHNKVKPKNAQLDKEILDKYYFTGCNTPDCWIMYPWEAQDIEEHDSHVAKMGDLKP, from the exons ATGGATCCCGTTCGTCTTTATTACAGCTACAATGACATTCATAAGATGTGTGCTCAACAGgcagaaaaaattttggaaaccTTTCGTCCTGATGTGATTATAGCCATTGGAGGTGGTGGATTCATTCCGGCTAG AATCCTTCGTACTTTCCttaagaaaaaaggaagcaaaaatattcCCATTCAAGCCATTGGTCTCAGCCTGTATGAAGAGCTTGTTTCTGATTCCCCTGAAGAAGTTCCTGGGCTTGAAGTTAAGCGAACTCAATGGCTTGATTTTAGTACTCTTGGAATGGTTGATCTCGTTGGCAAGAACATTCTAATTGTTGACGAGGTAGATGATACTCGTACCACTCTCCATTATGCTCTTCGCGAGCTTCAAAGAGATGTTGCCGAGCAAGCTAAGAAGCTTAACCGTGAAGGAGAGAAGACCACATTTGGTATTTTTGTTGTCCATAATAAGgttaaaccaaaaaatgctCAATTGGATAAGGAGATTTTGGATAAATATTACTTTACTGGTTGCAATACTCCCGACTGCTGGATCATGTATCCTTGGGAAGCTCAAGACATTGAGGAGCATGACAGTCATGTTGCAAAAATGGGGGATTTGAAGCCATAG
- the pst2 gene encoding Clr6 histone deacetylase complex subunit Pst2: protein MEQTLAILKNDNSTLVAEMQNQLVHDFSPNGTALPELDIKAFVQKLGQRLCHRPYVYSAFMDVVKALHNEIVDFPGFIERISVILRDYPDLLEYLNIFLPSSYKYLLSNSGANFTLQFTTPSGPVSTPSTYVATYNDLPCTYHRAIGFVSRVRRALLSNPEQFFKLQDSLRKFKNSECSLSELQTIVTSLLAEHPSLAHEFHNFLPSSIFFGSKPPLGSFPLRGIQSSQFTLSNISDLLSQSRPDNLSPFSHLSNESSDFFKNVKNVLTDVETYHEFLKLLNLYVQGIIDRNILVSRGFGFLKSNSGLWRSFLSLTSLSPEEFLSVYNSACSDFPECGPSYRLLPVEERNISCSGRDDFAWGILNDDWVSHPTWASEESGFIVQRKTPYEEAMTKLEEERYEFDRHIEATSWTIKSLKKIQNRINELPEEERETYTLEEGLGLPSKSIYKKTIKLVYTSEHAEEMFKALERMPCLTLPLVISRLEEKNEEWKSVKRSLQPGWRSIEFKNYDKSLDSQCVYFKARDKKNVSSKFLLAEADILRSQAKLHFPLRSRSAFEFSFVYDNEIVLFDTCYMVCTYIVCNSPSGLKKVEHFFKNILPLHFGLEKDKFSIFLDQVFRGPDYDVNAPNIVGNKPVRRKRSNSITQLTEFVKQPKINGQRESRSAAAARKKEESGNKSQSNSQNSLSDESGNVTPVSKKQLSQPAAAIKASLKYPSHPDSLLEHQDHAGDTENEMHDDVDKEQFGYSSMYVFFRLFNLLYERLYELQRLEDQVSIIQQRIIPNPVSQKQKIWRDRWNDLSDVPDEKTHYENTYVMILRLIYGIVDQSAFEDYLRFYYGNKAYKIYTIDKLVWSAAKQVHHIVSDGKYKFVTSLVEQNSSASPKKNYDDFLYRLEIEKLLNPDEILFRFCWINKFKSFGIKIMKRANLIVDQSLDTQRRVWKKYVQNYRIQKLTEEISYKNYRCPFLCRNIEKERTVEQLVSRLQTKLLRSAELVSGLQAKLCLDSFKLLYLPRTEDSYIDASYLRLRDTDFLDCQNKRKQRWRNRWESLLKSVRGTSDNTAEVNFDADINALFIP, encoded by the exons ATGGAACAAACACTAGcgatattaaaaaatg ACAACTCAACGTTAGTGGCCGAGATGCAGAATCAATTAGTCCATGATTTTTCCCCTAATGGTACCGCACTCCCCGAGCTTGATATAAAGGCATTCGTTCAAAAGTTGGGTCAAAGACTGTGTCATCGTCCTTATGTTTATAGCGCTTTCATGGATGTTGTGAAGGCTTTACACAATGAAAT TGTCGATTTTCCCGGgtttattgaaagaatatCTGTAATCTTAAGAGATTACCCAGATCTTTTAGAATATTTGAACATCTTTTTGCCCTCGTCTTATAAATACCTTTTATCGAATAGCGGTGCCAACTTCACATTGCAATTTACCACCCCATCTGGTCCAGTTTCTACACCGTCTACTTATGTAGCTACTTACAACGACTTACCTTGTACCTATCATAGAGCTATAGGATTTGTTTCACGAGTTCGACGAGCATTATTGAGCAATCCCGAACAGTTCTTTAAATTACAGGATAGTCTTCGTAAGTTTAAAAACTCTGAGTGTTCGCTTTCTGAGCTTCAGACTATTGTAACGTCTTTGCTAGCGGAGCATCCATCTTTAGCCCACGAGTTTCACAACTTTTTACCAAGCTCCATCTTTTTTGGGAGTAAACCTCCTCTAGGATCGTTTCCATTAAGAGGAATTCAGAGTTCCCAATTTACGTTGAGTAATATTTCTGATTTGCTTAGTCAATCAAGGCCGGACAACCTCTCACCATTTTCACATTTATCAAATGAGAGCAGtgactttttcaaaaatgtgAAAAATGTACTTACCGATGTAGAAACTTACCacgaatttttaaaactccTGAATTTGTACGTTCAAGGGATAATTGATAGAAATATTCTGGTGAGTCGTGGGTTTGGGTTTCTTAAATCGAATTCGGGACTTTGGAGAAGCTTTTTAAGCCTTACTAGTTTGAGTCCGGAAGAGTTTTTATCTGTATACAATTCCGCTTGCTCAGACTTCCCGGAATGTGGCCCGAGTTACCGATTGCTTCCTGTCGAAGAACGCAATATTTCTTGCAGCGGTAGAGATGATTTTGCATGGGGTATACTTAATGATGACTGGGTCAGTCATCCAACTTGGGCATCTGAAGAAAGCGGTTTCATTGTTCAGAGGAAAACGCCTTATGAAGAGGCAATGACAAAGTTGGAAGAGGAACGTTATGAATTTGATCGGCATATTGAAGCTACTTCCTGGACAATCAAGtctcttaaaaaaattcagaaCCGTATAAATGAATTGCCGGAAGAGGAAAGAGAAACATATACTCTCGAGGAAGGGCTAGGTTTACCATCAAAAAGTATATACAAGAAAACTATTAAGCTTGTTTATACCAGTGAGCATGCAGAGGAAATGTTTAAGGCCTTGGAAAGAATGCCTTGCCTCACATTACCATTGGTAATCAGCAgattagaagaaaaaaacgaaGAGTGGAAGTCTGTTAAAAGAAGTCTTCAACCTGGATGGCGAAGTATTgagtttaaaaattacGATAAGAGCTTAGATTCACAATGCGTTTATTTTAAGGCAAGAGATAAGAAGAATGTATCTTCAAAGTTTCTCTTAGCAGAAGCCGACATTCTACGATCGCAAGCGAAGCTCCATTTTCCTTTGCGAAGTAGATCAGCTTtcgaattttcttttgtataTGACAACGAAATAGTACTTTTTGATACTTGTTATATGGTATGCACATACATTGTATGTAACTCTCCCTCTGGTTTAAAGAAAGTTGagcattttttcaagaatATATTGCCTTTACATTTTGGTCTTGAAAAGGATAAATTTTCGATATTCCTGGATCAAGTTTTTCGTGGTCCTGATTACGATGTGAATGCCCCGAATATAGTTGGTAACAAGCCTGTACGTCGGAAAAGATCTAATTCTATAACCCAGTTGACGGAATTTGTAAAACAACCTAAAATCAATGGTCAACGCGAAAGTCGTTCAGCTGCAGCTGCTcgcaaaaaagaagaatccGGTAACAAATCACAATCTAACTCTCAAAACTCTTTAAGTGATGAATCTGGAAACGTAACGCCGGTTTCTAAGAAACAGCTTTCACAACCTGCTGCAGCCATTAAAGCCAGTCTCAAATATCCAAGTCATCCAGATAGTCTTTTGGAACATCAAGATCATGCTGGTGATACGGAGAATGAAATGCATGACGACGTCGATAAAGAACAGTTTGGATATTCTTCTATGTACGTATTTTTTAGACTTTTTAACTTATTATACGAAAGGCTTTATGAGCTTCAGCGTTTGGAGGATCAAGTGTCCATTATCCAACAGCGTATAATACCAAACCCAGTAtctcaaaaacaaaagatttGGCGCGATAGGTGGAATGATCTTTCAGATGTCCCTGATGAAAAAACTCATTACGAAAATACTTATGTGATGATTCTTCGATTAATATATGGGATAGTTGATCAAAGTGCCTTCGAGGACTATCTGCGGTTTTATTATGGCAATAAAGcctataaaatatatactaTTGATAAACTCGTTTGGTCTGCTGCTAAACAAGTCCACCACATCGTTTCCGATGGAAAATACAAATTCGTTACTAGTTTAGTCGAACAAAATAGTTCTGCTTCGCCTAAGAAGAATTATGATGACTTTCTTTATCGCTTGgaaattgaaaagcttttgaatcctgatgaaattttgtttcGATTTTGTTggataaacaaatttaaatcatttggaatcaaaataatgaaGCGAGCGAATCTTATTGTGGATCAAAGTTTGGATACACAGAGACgagtttggaaaaaatatgttCAAAATTATCGTATACAAAAACTTACTGAAGAAATatcttataaaaattatcgTTGTCCCTTTCTTTGCAGAAATAtagagaaagaaagaacaGTTGAGCAATTGGTTTCACGCCTTCAAACAAAGTTATTAAGATCTGCAGAATTGGTTTCCGGATTGCAAGCAAAATTATGTTTAGACTCGTTTAAATTGCTCTACTTACCACGCACAGAAGATTCTTACATAGATGCATCTTACCTGCGCCTTAGAGATACCGACTTCCTTGATTGCCagaataaaagaaaacagcGTTGGAGAAATCGATGGGAATCGTTATTAAAATCGGTTAGGGGAACTTCTGACAACACGGCAGAGGTGAATTTTGATGCTGACATTAATGCACTATTTATCCCATAA